A single Anopheles arabiensis isolate DONGOLA chromosome X, AaraD3, whole genome shotgun sequence DNA region contains:
- the LOC120905785 gene encoding activating signal cointegrator 1: MNQWIKEELSKCLHFDIPDDLIAYIHTIQNAYEIDGYFRTLLDYNNPQHTAFIRELKVRLGHDTPDGLPVMKPLTTGKSAGKSKQQPSASSTKQQQQQQTKPSKANPPTSSATSSKPTPTVPEASGGGGGSKKKTKYVNLYGQDGELADVVLLKGRHHCDCQAGKHRLVNNCLHCGRIVCEQEGSGPCLFCGSLVCTEHEQRLIESASRKGDSLRRTLMEQNRPAGWEEALATRNRLLEYDRNSEKRTTVIDDEADYFKTHSVWLSDAERKKLEQLEEELREKRHASRLARKVTLDFAGRRVLDEAALSTEDVEEILRQASLVEAPVSGGGQRGKENVQPPGQHPTGQDSEDVHPTLSGPAPTFVDVSAGAPAAGRPASTTTTGYDGVYSRVQDKEFLQMSDLRHCLSMHQPWASLLVAGIKRHEGRTWYSSHRGRLWIAATAKPADPETIRELECFYRTLYGDGAALQFPTQYPAGCLLGCVSVQDCLPQEEYRKQHPNGESDSPFVFVCEEPQELPIRFPVRGDHKIYMLDSGIHQAAVKALQRLAKQNKQLAD, translated from the exons ATGAATCAGTGGATAAAGGAGGAGCTGTCGAAATGTCTGCACTTCGACATACCGGACGACCTGATCGC cTACATCCACACCATACAGAATGCGTACGAGATTGATGGCTACTTCCGGACGCTGCTCGATTACAACAATCCGCAGCATACGGCTTTCATCCGCGAGCTGAAGGTTCGGCTCGGCCACGACACACCCGACGGGCTGCCGGTGATGAAGCCCCTCACCACCGGCAAATCGGCCGGCAAGAGCAAACAGCAACCATCCGCCTCGTccacaaagcagcagcagcagcagcaaacgaaacCATCCAAAGCGAACCCGCCAACGTCCAGTGCGACTAGCTCGAAACCTACGCCCACGGTCCCGGAAGCTTcgggtggcggcggcggcagtaaGAAGAAAACCAAGTACGTCAACCTGTACGGGCAGGACGGGGAGCTGGCGGACGTGGTGCTGCTCAAGGGGCGCCATCACTGCGACTGCCAGGCGGGGAAGCACCGGCTGGTGAACAACTGTCTGCACTGCGGCCGAATCGTGTGCGAGCAGGAGGGCAGCGGGCCGTGCCTGTTCTGCGGCAGCCTGGTCTGCACCGAGCACGAGCAGCGGCTGATCGAGAGCGCGTCGCGCAAGGGCGACAGCCTGCGCCGCACGCTGATGGAGCAGAACCGGCCGGCCGGCTGGGAGGAGGCGCTCGCCACCCGCAACCGGCTGCTCGAGTACGACCGGAACAGCGAGAAGCGCACGACGGTGATCGACGACGAGGCGGACTACTTCAAGACGCACTCGGTGTGGCTGTCGGACGCGGAGCGCAAAAAGCTGGAGCAGCTGGAGGAGGAGCTGCGCGAGAAGCGGCACGCGAGCCGGCTCGCCCGAAAGGTGACGCTCGACTTTGCCGGCCGCCGGGTGCTGGACGAGGCGGCCCTGTCGACCGAGGACGTGGAGGAGATACTGCGGCAGGCGTCGCTGGTCGAGGCGCCGGTCAGTGGCGGTGGGCAACGGGGCAAGGAGAACGTGCAACCGCCCGGGCAGCACCCGACTGGTCAGGATAGTGAGGACGTGCATCCGACCCTCAGTGGTCCTGCACCGACG TTCGTGGACGTTAGTGCGGGCGCACCGGCAGCAGGGCGGCcggccagcaccaccaccaccggctaCGATGGCGTGTACAGCCGCGTGCAGGACAAAGAGTTCCTGCAGATGTCCGACCTGCGCCACTGCCTGTCGATGCACCAGCCGTGGGCGTCGCTGCTCGTCGCCGGCATCAAGCGGCACGAGGGCCGCACCTGGTACTCCTCTCACCGCGGCCGGCTCTGGATCGCGGCGACGGCGAAACCGGCCGACCCGGAAACGATCCGCGAGCTGGAGTGCTTCTACCGCACGCTGTACGGTGACGGGGCGGCACTCCAGTTCCCCACCCAGTATCCGGCCGGCTGCCTGCTCGGCTGCGTCTCGGTGCAGGACTGTCTGCCGCAGGAGGAGTACCGGAAGCAGCACCCGAACGGCGAATCGGACAGCCcgttcgtgtttgtgtgcgaggAGCCGCAGGAGCTGCCGATACGCTTTCCGGTCCGGGGGGACCACAAAAtct
- the LOC120905786 gene encoding migration and invasion enhancer 1, giving the protein MSEGEAARPKPRVDIEYCNVCNSKPQCLELAALIREQIPEADVVCRTGRRGSFEVQINDTLVHSKLGSLAFPRYEEVVQNVRNARDGLPVAKVAEQPITDCVLQ; this is encoded by the exons ATGTCGGAGGGTGAGGCAGCGCGCCCGAAGCCTCGAGTCGACATCGAGTATTG CAATGTGTGCAACTCGAAACCGCAGTGCCTGGAGCTGGCCGCCCTGATACGGGAGCAGATCCCGGAGGCGGATGTGGTCTGCCGCACCGGGCGGCGCGGCTCGTTCGAGGTGCAGATCAACGATACGCTCGTCCATTCCAAGCTGGGCTCGCTCGCTTTCCCGCGCTACGAGGAGGTGGTGCAGAACGTGCGCAACGCCCGGGACGGCCTTCCCGTGGCCAAGGTGGCGGAGCAACCGATCACGGACTGTGTGCTGCAGTAG
- the LOC120905783 gene encoding molybdenum cofactor sulfurase, with protein sequence MEFVEEFTDEERLKIEQDFSRLADKCYLDHAGTALYGESQLRAVQELLGGGLYCNPHTSRTMEDLIDLVRYRVLRWFQTRPADYSLVFTSGTTASLKLVAESFEFGQGDAEPGSFVYLRDSHTSVLGMRELVRTGRVQPIERAELLQALNEPEDPRRQHPLRPSLLVFPAQCNFNGAKYPLELCELIERNGLRGYGGDAFHVCLDAASHVSTSPLDLSRYRPSFVCLSFYKIFGYPTGLGALLVRRDAEPLLRGKRYYGGGTVKIALSGPDRFHELRDALADRLEDGTINFLSIAALLPCLETLTRLIPGPTMDRIQRHTFQLARHCYRELQALQHANGGRVVDLYHDTAFGDARTQGAIVNFNVLNDDGGHVGFAEVACMAANHGIYLRTGCFCNPGACQRHLRLADDDLLRHYRAGHVCGDANDLIDGQPTGSVRVSFGYCTRRSDVDRLVAMVRRCYVRRSLTGPLSRADVLAQYKSYDRPRLVQLCLYPVKSCGPLRVTAGGWPLAPTGLLYDRAFLIVDEHGAAMTQKKLPAMCRIQPDIADGRLVLRHADLEDEPLTIELEGDGEAGEPAAAHLCQTKVCRDSVQGVDCGERAADWVSRALGVSGLRLLRQSEQEPRRQRQTDRALSLNNQAQLLLVNRTSVRWLRDKVGDGDWDGADAPSLDALVDRFRGNLIVETVRPLEESDWRRVLVGPSQFTVDGPCTRCQMICIDQATGERTAEPLRTISREFGGRMRFGVYLSLAGDWADRELPLGATVSGVIEESE encoded by the exons ATGGAATTCGTAGAAGAATTCACCGACGAGGAGCGGTTAAAAATCGAGCAAGATTTCTCCCGCCTGGCAG ACAAATGCTATCTGGACCACGCGGGCACGGCACTGTACGGCGAGTCGCAGCTGCGCGCCGTCCAGGAGCTGCTGGGGGGCGGCCTGTACTGCAACCCGCACACCAGCCGCACCATGGAGGACCTGATCGATCTCGTGCGGTACCGGGTGCTGCGCTGGTTCCAGACCCGGCCGGCCGACTACAGCCTGGTGTTTACCTCCGGCACGACCGCCAGCCTGAAGCTGGTCGCCGAGTCGTTCGAGTTCGGGCAGGGCGACGCCGAGCCGGGCTCGTTCGTCTACCTGCGCGACAGCCACACGTCCGTGCTGGGGATGCGCGAGCTCGTCCGCACCGGCCGGGTGCAGCCGATCGAGCGGGCCGAGCTGCTGCAGGCGCTGAACGAACCGGAGGACCCACGGCGCCAACACCCCCTTCGACCCTCGCTGCTCGTCTTTCCCGCCCAGTGTAACTTTAACGGCGCCAAGTACCCGCTGGAGCTGTGCGAGCTGATCGAGCGGAACGGGCTGCGCGGGTACGGCGGGGACGCGTTTCACGTTTGTCTCGATGCGGCCAGCCACGTCTCGACCAGCCCGCTCGACCTGTCCCGCTACCGGCCGAGCTTTGTCTGTCTGTCGTTCTACAAGATCTTCGGCTACCCGACCGGGCTGGGCGCGCTGCTGGTGCGCCGGGACGCGGAACCGCTGCTGCGCGGGAAGCGGTACTACGGCGGTGGCACGGTCAAGATAGCGCTGAGCGGGCCGGACCGGTTCCACGAGCTCCGGGACGCGCTAGCGGACCGCCTCGAGGACGGCACGATCAACTTCCTCTCGATAGCGGCGCTGCTGCCGTGTCTGGAGACGCTCACGCGCCTCATACCCGGCCCCACGATGGACCGGATCCAGCGGCACACCTTCCAGCTCGCCCGCCACTGCTACCGGGAGCTGCAGGCGCTGCAACACGCAAACGGCGGCCGGGTGGTCGACCTGTACCACGATACCGCGTTCGGGGACGCCCGCACGCAGGGCGCCATCGTCAACTTTAACGTGCTGAACGACGACGGCGGGCACGTAGGGTTCGCCGAGGTGGCGTGTATGGCCGCAAACCACGGCATCTACCTGCGCACCGGGTGCTTCTGCAATCCGGGCGCCTGCCAGCGCCACCTGCGGCTCGCCGATGACGATCTGCTGCGCCACTACCGGGCCGGGCACGTGTGCGGCGACGCGAACGATCTGATCGACGGGCAGCCGACCGGGTCGGTGCGCGTCTCGTTCGGGTACTGCACGCGCCGGTCCGACGTCGACCGGCTGGTGGCGATGGTGCGCCGATGCTACGTGCGCCGCTCGCTAACCGGGCCGCTGTCGCGCGCGGACGTCCTCGCGCAGTACAAAAGCTACGACCGGCCGCGGCTGGTGCAGCTCTGCCTGTATCCGGTCAAGTCGTGCGGTCCGCTGCGCGTCACTGCCGGTGGGTGGCCGCTCGCCCCGACCGGGCTGCTCTACGACCGCGCGTTCCTGATCGTGGACGAGCATGGGGCCGCGATGACGCAGAAGAAGCTGCCGGCCATGTGCCGCATCCAGCCGGACATTGCGGACGGGCGGCTGGTGCTGCGGCACGCCGACCTCGAGGACGAGCCGCTGACGATCGAGCTGGAGGGCGATGGAGAGGCGGGCGAGCCGGCCGCCGCACACCTCTGCCAGACGAAGGTGTGCCGGGACAGCGTGCAGGGCGTGGACTGTGGCGAGCGGGCGGCCGACTGGGTCAGCCGGGCGCTCGGTGTCTCCGGGCTGCGGTTGCTGCGCCAGTCCGAGCAGGAGCCGCGCCGCCAGCGCCAAACCGACCGCGCCCTGTCGCTCAACAACCAGGcccagctgctgctcgtcAACCGCACGTCGGTCCGGTGGCTGCGCGACAAGGTCGGGGACGGAGACTGGGACGGCGCGGACGCACCGTCGCTCGACGCGCTGGTCGACCGGTTCCGGGGCAACCTGATCGTCGAGACGGTCCGCCCGCTGGAGGAGTCGGACTGGCGGCGGGTGCTCGTCGGCCCCAGCCAGTTCACCGTCGACGGGCCCTGCACCCGCTGCCAGATGATCTGCATCGATCAGGCGACGGGCGAGCGGACGGCGGAGCCGCTACGCACGATCAGCCGCGAGTTTGGCGGGCGGATGCGGTTCGGCGTCTACCTGTCGCTGGCGGGCGATTGGGCCGACCGGGAGCTGCCCCTCGGTGCGACGGTTTCGGGTGTAATCGAGGAAAGCGAATAG